A window of Bactrocera dorsalis isolate Fly_Bdor chromosome 4, ASM2337382v1, whole genome shotgun sequence genomic DNA:
ggttgccgCTCTGTTAAACTTTTTCTAGTAAGTTTAGTCCTGAACACTCAAATAATCAATATAGCACCACTGAACTCCAAcatttgatattaaaatatagatatataaaacatttatccgaagaatatctgaaaaaacactatcaaattatttaaataatttataatagaGCAAAAATGTCTTTTGGTACAATCTGGGAATTTGAAATGGAATCattattttggttattaaatataaaaactgtacaataaaacataaaaacttatttaaattaacacaaaaattttaaataactttaaaattataattattttcccTCTACACGGGAAAATTTTGTAACATGCACTACTGGCGCAGGCGCCGTTGTCAAAGTGTATATATTTTGGTGTTTCTTTGATGATTGTTCTGTCGTTTTCGGTCGCGCAACTCATTTTGTTGTTGACTTGCTTATCGTGGAAGTAAAAgtgatttatttctttttatttgtattcCCCGTTTTGGTGTTAGCCCGAAAATTATTAAGCTAAAAGTGCATTTACTTAACCGTTGTAACATATTTCATTTACTAAGTTAAACGTTTTATATCccaacaaaaaaggaaaatgtgTAAGTAAATTTGTGTGCTATTAATTTAGCACATTATGAAATCATATACACACACGTAAGCCTCAGCAAAGGGAAAAGAAaggcttacatacacacatatgtatgtacattaaaaataataatatcctTTCTTTTTGGCTTACTGTAAACAGCCATGAAAATGAAAGTAGCAATGTTGGATATTGAAAGTAAAATTTCTCTGAAATTTCGCGAAGTGAATTGCTTTTTTCACTTTGCTTCCGTTGTATTTTGCGGCCGCATTTCATTGCTTTCTTTacttgcatatgtgtatgtgtgctttattaatttttttccattctgCGTAGCGCTTTGCTTAGATGACTGCAAGACGATGACATCCTCAAAGCAGCAGCGGTTTTGATAGTGTTGGTGTAGTGTACTGAAGAGCCAATTTCAGCCAGCTTCGCGACGCCAACTGGCTCTGACTCTTTGTTCAACAGCGCCACACCCCCCGCTTGCTCTGGCACTATGTAGAAATTCATTTCCAACTGGCTGGGGTGCAACCACATTCATTCACTATACACACgaacatacataatatgtatacaaCACACGTTCATGTGTTTTCGGAACCCTTGTTTACtcacttttgtttttatattttgtcttGCTGCCTCCATTATAGCTGTACGATCACGGTTTAGGAGCACTCTACTGCCCGATTTCGCAgtatttataaaagttttttgtttttgtctgttgCCGTGCTTTCCTGATATTGACGTGCAAATCAAAAAACTGGTTTTCATTTGTAACGGTTGCACTCGGCGgcaatatataagtatacacaTGTCGAATCTCTACCGGCAGCTGTGGTGGAAACGACAATTGAAACATATTTTTGGTGCTGGTATTTACAATCAATACGTTGCGGTCTCGTCGCCACCagcgtaaaatatttttattcttttttgttaaGCTTTGGTCATTAATTCGTAGTAGGTGATTGCATCTGTTATTTCCTCTTCATGTTGTCAAAATGAACTATTGATAAAAAACTGTGTCCAACTGATGGATTGGTATGCAACGCCCCACACTGCAATTTTCTATACtataatttttgcatattaaGTCTGTGCAATACCTTTCGATtcatttacttattgttaaagtCACATTATTGTGTTTGTATTATTTGTCATTCATATGcccgtattatttattttccttcAGCTGCTGAGTTGTTTATCGCTGTTTGTATATATTGGcgtttatttatgcattttagaaacatttcatttaaaaatctaCGCAAAACTTCGTtagattattattttgcaatttattatttacacaaGTTAATTCTCTATATTGCGGAAATTCTTTAGTATTAACCGAGCGTGGGTTTTTGTTTAGAGAGCGACGATTTTGTGAGCAATGTTAATTGGCGGTGCTAAAGTCATCCCACAAAGCATTTTAAAATCTCATCACAATTTATGACTAAAGTATTTTTCAGTCAGTATATTTGTCTAAGCCAtgtgcatatgcatacatatgtgcatacaagcTTATGCATATACAGATTTATTATTTAATggttattagtttttaatttaaatatttttttaactaaaattaaaactgagtttTGATAGAAGGGTGTATTAgtagaaaatatgcaaattatcaGGAAAAGACAAAATCTCGAACGAAATTTATAtgtctacatatataaatttggaaaagggtataatatttaattatctgTTAAACCCAGAAGAATAATgtcggagaccttataaaatatGGAGTTCAAGTGCTTTCTTATTAACTTAATTCTTTGGTTAAAGAGTCGTTAACTTCTCCTTGTGtgcatacatattaaatatttaattgttcttTTTACGGATATACACAAAGTGCAGTTTCAGATAAGATTGTatgaattgtttatttttatcaacCATTTATCAACAAgacttacataagtatatacttttTTCTACTACAGACTTGTTTTATCAGCCATCTGTAATCTCTGTGTACTTTATATAAACTTGTATAGATAATAATTAGCTACAGTATAGCTTTAATTgcaatatatgaaattaaaataaaacaataacatatgtatatgtataatgttaATTGCAACGCTAATACGCCCACATATCAAGCATACACGTATTCCATACTTATTCCTACTGTTGTAAATGTGTgagaatttttaaagaaatgaaatatttaagtgattttaattctaaaatgaTATTatgtagttacatacatatatacataatatgaacgtacatatgtacataatatgcacatgcatatattaCCAAAGCATCGAAATAAGTCATAACCACACAGTCCTAACTGTAGTCACATTTTTGCTCCATGATCGAAATGACCTTGGgacttaaaaattcaaaaatgtgtGCCACAATTTCTTGTTTTAGAAGTTTATTGACCTCCAACTGCACATTGGCAAGAAAAAAGTGAAGAGACAAAgaataaacataataaatgaaaatgaacgTGAGCtgcacaaataaaaaacatatgtttCTGAATgttttgtatatgcatacatacatacatacaccataTGAATGTACTATGCAAGTTTCATGTACATAAATTATGGcaaacacaaccaaaattttaactcttttccaatttttctaCGCTTATCACTCAAACAAAGCCAATCAGACGTTTAATCTTTTACatctatatatttttggtttatttttatattccattGCTATATGCATGAAAATGTGTTTGCCATCATGGCTTGGCGATTGTATGCGTTCGCCGTTTGTCGGGTGGGTTGGTCTCAGTTGCACTACGTTTTACCTCTACGATACGGCGTCAACAACTGTCAAACCGTTTACCGACcatatttacttacaaatacaaaatattgggCATTACTCGTGCAAAATACTCAACTGCCGCAACTTTATTTCCAGCCAACACCAACACCACTACCAGCAATCCAAATGCGATTACACCGCAAAAACTGGACAAATGGCGTAAGGACTTCTACAGCGAACCGAAGAACATTCTTGCACAGAATGTCTGCTCGCGAGTTGATCCATTTGATGTGTGCTTGTCGCGCAAATCCCTCGAAACTACTAAtcatatatttacttacaagGTAAGCGTAAGAAGTAAACCCAAGTTCGTCATTTTCTCAGTAACTTTCAATGCAATTAATTTTCTGTTTCAGGTGGAAAGCGAAGGCAAACCTATTACCAATCAAAAGAGTTCCGGCCGATGTTGGCTTTTTGCTGCGCTAAATTGCATACGCCTGCCATTtatgaaaagtttaaatatagatgaatttgaattttctcaGGGTTACCTATTTTATTGGGACAAAATTGAGCGTTGCAATTATTTTCTCAATAATATTGTAAAGACAGCTCAGCGCCAAGAAGTGGTGGACGGCCGTctagtttcatttttattaaatgtaattaCTGTTATATTTATGATTGTATTGAgtttaatttgttatttgttcTTGTTGTATCAGGATCCAACCTCAGATGGCGGCCAATGGGATATGTTAGTTAATTTAATAACCAAACATGGTTTAATGCCAAAGAAATGTTTTCCAGAGACTTACAGTTGTGAGGCAAGCATGCGCATGAATGCCATATTGAAGAGCAAGGTGAATATATTGTGTAAACAATGTGTGCAAGAAACAGTTGAATCAATTTGACATTTTGTCTTTTAGCTACGTGAATATGCCAAAGTCTTACGTGATCTTTTGGCTAAAAATCCTAGCGCGGAAGAGGTTACTCAAAAGATTGATGAAATGATGGCTAGTATCTACAAGATAGTTGGTATCTGTTTGGGCATTCCATCAGAACGCTTCACCTGGGAGTATTATGACAAATCCAAAGCTTATAAATCCATTGGTCCAGTGACGCCGTTGGAGTTCTACGAAAACtatgttaaaaatgtatttaatgtgGAAGATAAGGTAAATTAAACTTCGTTCGTTAGTCATTTTAAAGTCAGTGATTGGATTTTATTTGATTCGATAGGTATGTTTAGTAAATGATCCACGCCCATCCAGTTTTTACGACCAAACATACACAGTGGATTGTCTTGGCAATGTGGTAGGTGGCCGCCCAGTGCTTTATAACAATCAACCGGTTGAGAAACTACTGCAACTGGTAGCTGAAAGCTTAAAAGCCGGTGAGGCTGTTTGGTTTGGTTGTGAAGTCAGTAAACGCTTTGCATCAAAGCAGGGCATTGAGGATTTGGATGTGTTAgtatcgaaatttttaaaaaatataacatttcgcattaatacatatattatattttcttctcttAACAGACATGACTTTAAACTAGTCTTTGATGTTGATATTCAAACGCCTTTGTCAAAGGCCGATCGCCTAATTTTTGGAGAATCAGCCATGACCCATGCCATGTTATTCACTGCAGTCTCCCTAGATGTGAGTTTAATATGATATTCCTAtctgtatttaatatataataatttgtctTGTTTTCTCTTAGGAAAATGGTGAAGTAAAGAAATTGCGAGTTGAAAACTCGTGGGGTGAAGACCGTGGTGAAAAGGGTTATTTGGTTATGACCGCTGAATGGTTTAAGGAATTCGGTTTCGAAGTTGTGATTGACAAGTCATTCGTACCACCCGAAATTCTTAAAGTTTTCGACATGGAACCAATTGTGCTTCCTGCCTGGGACCCAATGGGCACCCTagcttaatatacatacacctGAAGAAAATGCGtaatacttttatacatatatattatacattaatacataaatatatattgaatagtTTGTGTACATTCGTCAAacaatgcaaaataaataactacggattaaatataaatcaaaataaaaatattttgcattataGATACTAAAGTAAATTTGggaaatttaaaactaaaaattaaccGCTTTTagttaaattcataaaaaaaaggaaagtctTAAACCGGATATGAAACAGCGTAATTCCGGTcgccaaaattataaaaaaaaatgcagacGCATTATTCTGCGGAAGATTAATGAAATATCCACTGCACCTGAACAACATTAAACCTGCAAGCTTTTCTACATTTGGGattgaaactaaaatataaGTTGTATACAAGGCATAAATAAAACGTAAAGAATTATTTTCCACTTTATTGTTGCCAATTTTACATATAAGCTTTAGGAGAATTCAAGTATTCAATGAACCTAATACGATTATTTTTACTGAACTCAATACTAAAGCAACAGTGACATTTTTATACACTattgaaatatcattttttcACTAAATCGGCATCCGACAAGTTTTTCTTACTCTTTAAGCGCAATCCATATTCGTATTGCAGCCGTAGCCATATACCATGACACATTTTTACTAAACGACCATCGAACTCCTTTTGCTTTCTGGCGAATTTGTATTGTTCGCGTATAATATATTTAGCTTTTCTTAGTTGACCAGTTTGTATAAGTGATATGCTATAATATAATTTGCATCTGGCTTGTAGGAATGGATCGCCAAGTCTTAGACCAATATTGAATTGACGTAAAGATATTTTACCGGCAACCTCCGCCTAGTAAATAAAGAGCATGtttgaatataaataattgTGAATTATTACGGCAAACGTACACATTTGCTAAACTGTTCTCCAAGAGCAGAGTAACCGCCACCAAGTGTAGATAACCAGGACATTAGATATTCCACTTCGATATGCTCCCACAGTGTGTGTGACAATATACGATTCCTGTTTTCCAATCACACATTAATGTAGTTAATAGAGAAATAAAACGTTGTAATGCAAACAATTTGCTCACCATTTGTAGTCAATCACTTCTTTGGTTGGTGGTCTTAATTGCAaccaaaatatatcaatacCACGCATTGCTGGATTCGTGTTTAACTGTAGGCGTAGTTGTGTTAATTGCTGCAGCTCCCGTAAGAGGTAGAATGCATTGATGCCATCAATCTCGATATATAAGCGTTTCAATATACGTTGATTTTTATCATTACATGCTGTGTCAGTACTTGTAATGTGATTATTTGCTCGCAAGGATATTACACGGTCCCAAAGCAATTTTCTTGGCAGTGTTTTCACATTATTATTTGTATCAATTTCTTTAAATTCCTGGTGTTTCGACAAATCACTGATACATAACAGAAAtgtcattttgttattttcgtgtttaatgcaaatttttttttggttaacaCTAATGAAGCAGCAGACTGAATCGGCAAATTTGTTAGTTTTCTCACCATGTAAACAATGCACAGAGAACAGCTGTTGGCGAGTGTCACTTTGTGGAAGGTGGTGAAAAAATGGTGCCAATGTAGTTTTTACCACATTCAGCGGAAACGCAGAAAATGTCAGTAtgtttgaaaagttttagtgaacttgaaaaaatagatttaaaagtaaaaagtgaaaCGCAACTTCAAGATAGACAGTTCACGGGACTAACTGCCGCCCCTAAATAAAGTCGGAAACGGAAAATACTGTCAAAATTTCTCATgtccatatttttgtataaataaacatTTGGTTTTGATAGCGCGTTAAGAAGTAAAGTTAGctgcagaaaaagaaaaaaattgcatttttttagaaaaatattgtactaattaatgaaataatgagttttgcatttcatttcttttgtaCATACTAATTTTAGAACTTAAGTGAAAATTTGAGGTAAAGTTGCTGCTTTATTTAGGGATGTCGCGTCGACGTTAACTCTAAGCGTTAAAAATTGCGCCGCTTTTGCTTAGGTACGCCATAACGGACCggaagtatgtgtatatatatccGGTTAAGGATTGTCAACTAGGAAGTATCATTTGAAAGCTTCTGGAGATTTTCTTATGCGGTTACAAGAACAATATCGAGTTGAATTAAGAAGAGTGacctattttaataaaatctaaaCTGGAAGAATACAAATTCCGGCTTCTCGTGAATGTACACTCTGGTCGCTGTAGACTCAAGAGGCAGCTATGCAATATGGGCATAACCTCTTCTACCAATTATCATTCTGTAACATGAACTCGAAACCTCCGAAGTAATAGCTTCTAGATGAGTCGCAGAAATAAGTTCCCAGGATTGAAGACATGGCCTCGCCGGGGCATAACCCGACCCTAGAATTTACCAGAGTACTGAGCCTATGCGAATTTTTGTTAAAGAAGAAAGGGCACAATAAACGACAGGTCGCAGTGCATACTTATTAACATCTTATTCTAACGACGCTGAACTATTAAGATGTTGATCCCAATTATCCCGATCCTCACTTGGACAGCCGGTCCGTTGTGGTACCTGAAAACTCCTATATATAATTGTCATAAGATCTTCACAAATCGGCAGAGCGCTTTGAAACGGTTTATGTCAGTTTCGTTTATGTCTCCTGGTTCACCGCAGGTAAGACTGTCAACgtgtttcaacctcagtcttGCAAATGTTGTACAATGGAAGAGAAAATGTCTGAATGTTTTCACCTATCCACTCTAGGCAGCCTCACAGCAATGGGTTGTCGGCCAACACCTGTATAAGCGTTTGCCAGGTTCATTGATGCAGTGTTAGAATGCAAAAGGATAACGGAGATCCAACTCACAACGCATCGAAAGTAACTTTCTTTCAAAATCTCTCAATTGCAGGACAGGAAATTAGGTAAGGAAATTACTAATTAGTTAATTGACAACCGAGTTAGCTTTACGACGAGACGTTCCATACCAAAAAGCCCAATATAACGAAAATGTTGATTTCAAATCAGGACACTTTCCAATATCGAAGAAGCATATCATctaatcaaatttgactcggattgacaaaatgaaaacaatatctACACGCatattaatacaaatctttGATATCATTTTCAAAACAAGCTCCGGAGCTAATATTATCATGATAGCGCTCAATCCcattttccatacacttgttataTGTCTCGATTGAGATGTCTTCTGTGAATTATGTTTTTTCTGTTTCGACGTCATACTTATAAACCCACGTTTCGTCAGCAGTAATGATGCGTTTACTGAATCTTGGGTTCTCAGCTACGTTGTCAAACACTTTTTGCCACCCCTGTTCCActtcgtttttgcaaaagattcagatCTTTTGGTACGAGTTTAGCATTGACACGCTTTTactcaaaacattaaccaataTGTGTTGAGTCAATCCTgtcgctatgtctgaacttggtgtCCCCGCAaggctaatacggctgtgtaagctgacgttgagcaaacCCATAAGCTCCATCAGGATTAGGAAGGACAAGGAGATTCCCtgtcgtgtgacttcttcaatctattactggaaaaaataatacgagctgcaaAGCTACAGCTCCTTGTGTGCACCGATGATaatgatatcattggcctcaacaaccgcgccgttagttctgctttttccagacagGAAAAAGAAGCGAAGCGCCTGGGGCTCCCAGGTCATTGTTtacagtcataatttcgaagtggtatacgagtataatgtcACCTATCTTGAAactagcattaacaccaacaacaacgtcagtctcgaaatctacggcgttacaaattttcgacataaaggttctgcggatgatttatggtcatttgcgctatggcaacggcgaataccgcactcgatagaacgatgagctgtacgagatatatagtatgacgacattgacatagttgagtgaattaaaagacagcggctgaactggctaggtcatgtcgtccgaatgtatgaaaacactccagctccgagaatattcgacgcagtatccgccagtggaagaagaggaaaacctcAACCCCGTTGAaaggaccaggtggaaaagAACCTAACTTCaattggaatctccaattggtgctaAACAACGAAAgagaaaaacgactggcgcgctgttgcaaACTCGGCTACaaccgcgtaagcagtgtctactcttagaagaagaataagaagtACAAGATTTGATATTTTCttcttgtatataatatattggaCAAAAGATATACTATAATCGTTTAAAAACTAGAATCAGTTAAGTTAAAGTATTCCATAGAATAAGttttaatacgagtataaagcAGTACATGAAGTATTTGTGAGAAAGAACTATGCTACTATTAAACTATTTAGGGTTAGCGACAATGAACATTATAAGCAATGTAATGAAGATCCTCTTAACTTTTTGAATTAGCGCAAATTATCGAAAGGGCGCCCTATGTCGATACAGGTAGAAATTCCAGATTAGATTCCGATTTTATTACTTCAAATTCTATGGATtgctttgtatgtatatacattattgcatatttgcattagataagataaacaaataaaacgctTCCAAGTTTACTTTCGCACAGATGATGCGATATTTGCACAGTTTATCGATTTTTATAAGTTCCTAGCATTCAATGACGAATGCTAAATTAACAAGTGTCAAGTTAATGGCAAGTGTACAATCACATTGAAAGAAATGTTTGAAAACAAGAAGGAGAATAAAacatattgtttatttaattcttaaaattaaattataaataatgaaaaacaaatgaTTACTATATTAATAGTCGAATACTCAATAGTTATTCGAAAAATGTGATTGgcaagtaattaaaatattacaattaacAAGAACTTCTAGTGAAGTTGTCGGCATTTCACTTCGGCAAAGTTATTTGGTATAATTTATTCAGCTAATTATATTTAGACAAGTGAATAGAAGAACACTTAACAGTCTTGCTATGGTATTTACCAGGACTGCTAGGAGCTGTTTGTTTGAAAGATTTGTCATACGATTTTTACCTTGAAACAAAAATCGAACGACTTTGCTTGGAATATTGTGTGTTCCGATGGAATCACAGCTACGGAATTGCTGAAACAGTTCCAAAAGTGTTTTGGGGAGGCTACTTTATAGcgaatacaaatatttgaatggcacaaagaaaaatgttaattataataacatcgaaaaagttataGAACAGTATTTGAAAAACATGGCGTTGGCATCAGAGAAATAGCAgagtatatgtatctatatatatatgttctAAACTCATAACATCGACTATCGACTTAACACTTTTGGCGAATATTTTGGATAGAAATTGTCTGTCAATACTAAACTCATACTCAGTTGAAAtcctgaatcttttgcaaagcCTACGTCTAGTAGATGCTGCAGAAGAGGTGCTTGATAATCAAGGACATCATTGTTGGTGCCGTGACGTGGGTTTATGAATGATCTCTTAGGTCGACTGAAAATGGATTCCACGGAGCGGTAGTTTGGGGGACAAGAAAAAATcgcacggagccaaatctggtgaatacacTGGTTGATCgttggtattcattgcgtttttggctttaaattcggtcataatcgtaatctttttgaaaaaaaattcagctttatcggggcgagtcgagcaaaaacgagtttcatactcaaaattttaaccaaaatcatttgaacggactcgcgagagatgtcgagctctgtTGTACTTTCctgtcgattttcaagcacaatattcttcacttttttaatatttttatcagttgaagaggtcgaaagtCATCCAGAACAAgccatgtcttcaacgatctctcgactgtCTTTGTACCACTTGTAGGCCTGTGTAAAccagccttttccaacattcgcaccGATTTCGCGCACAAAATATGGTTAGAAATAGAAGTTtatacaaattctttgttccatatttttgtccattgtaaaaattgcaacgcactactgaggtccgacataagcagctgctgtaatcAGGATGATATAATGAGAATAATAAGACTAGACTAGTTTCAAATCTACCAAGTAGTAGATAAAGGTGAGCGgtgtaaatatttgaaaggaTGTTTAAGCAGACCACACAGGATCCAATTCAGCTAGTAAGCCAGACaccaattttcaataaaaaaatatattgggtTTATAGCTATATTCTCTAACCGATTATTATTTCATTGTTCTAAAATTTGCTTTGGAGGACGTAGTTCTGGGCGGTTTTTTTGGAACCATTACTCGATGAAAATTGATGCCAAAACAAGAAAAGCTCACAATAACTTTGGGAGTCACTCAAACAACGACTTTGAAAGCAGTCAGATATATTCAAGTGAAAGGAAATTGAGTGTCACATGAGTTCAAGCCAAGATACTTTAAAAGACGTTTTGACATGTCATGCCATTGCTACACTTTTAACCCTGCTTTCATAACGTACGTCTGAGAGGCGCACGACCTCTTTACATTTTGCTCTCCCTcctacaatttttttcacaacgcatgcatattttaatttaacaaataaattatcaaagTATAAAGTTTCGTGGTATCCAATGAAAGCCCAAAAGAAACGACATCTACCAGACGTATCATTACGACTGAAAGGGTTAAAAATAACGTTATGAAGGCAGGGTTAAACGCAAAATATCATAAGTGAAATCTGGCCCATAAAAGGCAAAGCTGACTATAATCCATGACCTGAAGGTAATGATCTGTATTTGATGGGATCAGAAGGGCGTGCTGCATTATGAGCTTCTAGAACCCACAAAAATTCATCAAATTAAAGCAAGTAAGGACTAGACTAGGTCATATTTTTCCACTATGTCGTCATAACAACTATTAAGGATACAGCGGACCGGAAGTTTTGCCTCACCTCTAATTTAGGTCAGATCTTTCCCATTCGGACTACTATTTTTCCGATTGATGCAGTAAAGGCGTTTTGCGTTGGAATACGGTTCACATGAGAATGGGATATCAAGAAGTGGCTTGATTCATTCTTGGGCACTAAGTTGGCTCAATTCTTTTGAAATGGAGACCACAAATTGCCGGCAAGATGAGAAAATTTTCTATTACGGCTTCAGTTGGACAAGTTTCAATAACACTTCACacgaaaaaagttatatatagaTCCCTGAACCATTCAGtttataagaattttaaatAGTTAAATATATGGGAGGGTTCTTTAACCCTatgattttacttaattttatcgCTGTATGTCGAATTATTTCAAACCGCagacatacttatttatttcttattatttgatAAGCCGTTGCCACCCTTCTAAAAAGTACAAATAGTTTATGTATGTGACACAGTTATGAAGCTCTTTTCGAAACACCACAACAACAtacataaaatgtatattttacacAGAAATACACAACAAATGGAATGAGTAAGTTATCTTTATCTTTACTACCTTCTTATCGCATCCAAAGAACTGATAAAGTGGACATGTACAGTTACATATTAGCAGGTGCTGATAACTATTTCGACTGCTGACATTCAGTTACCGATTTTAGTCTAACGAGTAAGGAAGCATTTGTTGGAATTACGATTtcgaattattataattattaaactaagttaaaagttaatttacaaaaaaatgaagtaCTACGTGTTGGTGATAGCAGCTGTGGCCTATTTGGCATATGTGCATGGCGGTAAATTGATGTTA
This region includes:
- the LOC105222783 gene encoding bleomycin hydrolase isoform X2 yields the protein MSNTNTTTSNPNAITPQKLDKWRKDFYSEPKNILAQNVCSRVDPFDVCLSRKSLETTNHIFTYKVESEGKPITNQKSSGRCWLFAALNCIRLPFMKSLNIDEFEFSQGYLFYWDKIERCNYFLNNIVKTAQRQEVVDGRLVSFLLNDPTSDGGQWDMLVNLITKHGLMPKKCFPETYSCEASMRMNAILKSKLREYAKVLRDLLAKNPSAEEVTQKIDEMMASIYKIVGICLGIPSERFTWEYYDKSKAYKSIGPVTPLEFYENYVKNVFNVEDKVCLVNDPRPSSFYDQTYTVDCLGNVVGGRPVLYNNQPVEKLLQLVAESLKAGEAVWFGCEVSKRFASKQGIEDLDVHDFKLVFDVDIQTPLSKADRLIFGESAMTHAMLFTAVSLDENGEVKKLRVENSWGEDRGEKGYLVMTAEWFKEFGFEVVIDKSFVPPEILKVFDMEPIVLPAWDPMGTLA
- the LOC105222785 gene encoding uncharacterized protein F58A4.6, coding for MTFLLCISDLSKHQEFKEIDTNNNVKTLPRKLLWDRVISLRANNHITSTDTACNDKNQRILKRLYIEIDGINAFYLLRELQQLTQLRLQLNTNPAMRGIDIFWLQLRPPTKEVIDYKWNRILSHTLWEHIEVEYLMSWLSTLGGGYSALGEQFSKCAEVAGKISLRQFNIGLRLGDPFLQARCKLYYSISLIQTGQLRKAKYIIREQYKFARKQKEFDGRLVKMCHGIWLRLQYEYGLRLKSKKNLSDADLVKK
- the LOC105222783 gene encoding bleomycin hydrolase isoform X1 encodes the protein MFALRFTSTIRRQQLSNRLPTIFTYKYKILGITRAKYSTAATLFPANTNTTTSNPNAITPQKLDKWRKDFYSEPKNILAQNVCSRVDPFDVCLSRKSLETTNHIFTYKVESEGKPITNQKSSGRCWLFAALNCIRLPFMKSLNIDEFEFSQGYLFYWDKIERCNYFLNNIVKTAQRQEVVDGRLVSFLLNDPTSDGGQWDMLVNLITKHGLMPKKCFPETYSCEASMRMNAILKSKLREYAKVLRDLLAKNPSAEEVTQKIDEMMASIYKIVGICLGIPSERFTWEYYDKSKAYKSIGPVTPLEFYENYVKNVFNVEDKVCLVNDPRPSSFYDQTYTVDCLGNVVGGRPVLYNNQPVEKLLQLVAESLKAGEAVWFGCEVSKRFASKQGIEDLDVHDFKLVFDVDIQTPLSKADRLIFGESAMTHAMLFTAVSLDENGEVKKLRVENSWGEDRGEKGYLVMTAEWFKEFGFEVVIDKSFVPPEILKVFDMEPIVLPAWDPMGTLA